A region of Salvia splendens isolate huo1 chromosome 17, SspV2, whole genome shotgun sequence DNA encodes the following proteins:
- the LOC121774849 gene encoding glycine--tRNA ligase, chloroplastic/mitochondrial 2-like isoform X4, whose amino-acid sequence MAILSLPLVTSILKKSPRDYKRPLSFILAAGRRTIYPNSPLIFRRRRFSSAAAKLSLSANAQATEQDSQKPALSSSSTLTFQQAIQRLQEYWASVGCAVMQCSNTEVGAGTMNPLTFLRVLGPEPWNVAYVEPSIRPDDSRYGENPNRLQRHTQFQVILKPDPGNSQDLFIRSLSALGIDVNDHDIRFVEDNWESPVLGAWGLGWEIWMDGMEITQFTYFQQAGSLPLMPVSVEITYGLERIIMLLQGVDHFKKIRYADGITYGELFLENEKEMSAYYLEHASVDYIHSHFDQFEAEARRLLDLGLAIPAYDQLLKTSHAFNVLDSRGFVGVTERARYFGRMRSLARQCAQQWLKTRESLGFPLGIASNPNHLGFQKEDIEELKFKVSERPRPFILEIGTEELPPNDVVNACNQLKDLVKQLLDKQRLSHGDVETFGTPRRLVVHVDDLIAKQVANQVEVRGPPASKAFDQQGNPTKAAEGFCRKNGVPLSSLYRRVEGKTEYVYVQAVEPSRRALEVLSEELPATLSKISFPKSMRWNSEILFSRPIRWILALHGNSVVPFTFAGALSGDLSHGLRNTPSATIRVQSAECYSDVLDNAGIAISIEQRKKIILEKATSIVKGINGSIVMQSGLLDEVVNLVEAPHPVLGEFSESFLELPKDLLIMVMQKHQKYFAITDQDEKLMPYFIAVANGTINEVVVRKGNEAVLRARYEDAKFFYELDTSKRFSEFRDQLKGILFHEKLGTMLDKMSRVQSLVTEVGLSLETTEDTLQVVQDAASLAMSDLSSAVVTEFTSLAGVMARHYALRDGYSEQIADALFEIMLPRFSGDILPKTVAGTVLAITVSCWDSIGNHSELSHFSC is encoded by the exons ATGGCAATACTATCACTGCCGCTCGTAACTTCAATCCTCAAAAAATCTCCCAGGGATTACAAACGCCCCCTCTCCTTCATCCTAGCCGCCGGTCGGAGGACTATTTACCCCAATTCGCCTCTAATTTTCCGGCGGAGGCGGTTTTCCTCCGCCGCTGCgaagctctctctctctgccaACGCCCAGGCCACAGAACAGGACAGCCAGAAGCCGGCGCTGTCGTCATCGTCTACACTAACTTTCCAGCAAGCCATTCAGCGGCTGCAG GAATATTGGGCTTCTGTTGGATGCGCTGTGATGCAATGCAGCAATACTGAG GTTGGAGCTGGGACTATGAATCCTCTTACATTTTTAAGGGTTCTTGGCCCAGAGCCATGGAATGTTGC GTATGTAGAACCTAGTATCCGGCCAGATGATAGTCGTTACGGTGAAAACCCAAATCGACTTCAAAGGCACACACAATTCCAG GTGATATTGAAGCCTGATCCTGGGAATTCACAAGACTTGTTCATTCGGAGTTTATCAGCCTTAG GTATTGATGTTAACGACCACGACATTCGTTTTGTCGAGGACAACTGGGAGAGCCCG GTATTAGGTGCTTGGGGATTGGGTTGGGAAATTTGGATGGATGGAATGGAGATTACTCAATTCACCTACTTCCAGCAG GCTGGAAGTCTTCCACTGATGCCTGTCTCAGTTGAAATTACCTATGGGCTTGAGCGAATCATTATGTTGCTTCAG GGAGTTGACCACTTCAAGAAAATTCGATATGCTGATGGAATAACATACGGGGAGCTTTTTCTGGAAAATGA GAAGGAGATGAGTGCATATTATCTAGAGCATGCCAGTGTAGATTACATTCATAGTCATTTCGATCAATTTGAGGCTGAAGCTCGTCGCTTGCTTGACTTGGGCCTTGCAATTCCTGC GTATGATCAGCTTTTGAAGACATCTCATGCTTTCAATGTGTTGGACTCTAGAGGATTTGTTGGGGTTACAGAACGTGCTCGTTATTTTGGGCGTATGCGTAG TTTGGCCCGCCAATGTGCTCAACAGTGGTTAAAGACAAGGGAGTCTCTTGGGTTCCCCTTGGGCATTGCTTCTAATCCTAACCACCTTGGATTCCAAAAAGAAGATATAGAGGAACTCAAGTTTAAG GTTTCTGAACGACCTCGGCCTTTTATTCTTGAAATTGGGACGGAGGAGTTGCCGCCAAATGATGTTGTTAATGCTTGCAATCAA CTAAAAGATTTAGTCAAGCAGTTACTGGATAAACAAAGACTTAGTCATGGAGATGTGGAAACATTTGGAACTCCACGTAGGCTTGTG GTCCATGTTGATGACCTGATTGCCAAGCAGGTGGCCAATCAAGTTGAGGTTCGGGGACCTCCAGCATCCAAGGCATTTGATCAGCAGGGAAATCCTACAAAG GCAGCCGAAGGTTTTTGCCGCAAAAATGGAGTGCCTTTGAGCTCCTTGTACCGAAGAGTTGAGG GTAAAACAGAGTATGTCTATGTTCAAGCAGTGGAACCATCTCGGCGCGCTTTGGAG GTGTTATCTGAAGAGTTGCCTGCGACCCTAAGTAAAATATCATTCCCTAAGTCGATGAGGTGGAACTCTGAG ATCTTGTTCAGTAGACCTATTCGATGGATTTTGGCTCTGCATGGAAATTCAGTGGTTCCCTTCACATTTGCTGGTGCTCTAAG TGGGGATCTTTCTCATGGGCTTCGAAACACTCCATCAGCTACTATTAGG GTACAAAGCGCAGAATGTTATTCCGATGTCTTGGACAATGCTGGGATAGCTATCAGCATTGAG CAACGCAAGAAGATAATTTTGGAGAAAGCTACTTCCATTGTAAAAGGCATTAATGGGTCAATTGTAATGCAAAGTGGTTTACTTGATGAG GTGGTAAATCTTGTTGAAGCACCTCACCCAGTTCTTGGAGAATTCAGTGAATCCTTCCTGGAGCTTCCAAAAGACCTGCTTATAATG GTGATGCAGAAGCATCAGAAGTATTTTGCAattactgatcaggatgaaaaGCTAATGCCATATTTTATTGCT GTTGCAAATGGAACAATCAATGAAGTGGTTgtgagaaaaggaaatgaagcTGTACTTAG GGCTCGATATGAAGATGCAAAGTTCTTTTATGAGTTGGACACTAGTAAGAGATTTTCTGAATTCCGAGATCAACTGAAAGGGATCCTTTTCCAT GAAAAACTGGGGACCATGCTGGACAAGATGTCACGAGTCCAAAGTCTGGTTACAGAAGTCGGGTTATCTCTGGAGACGACTGAAGATACACTCCAAGTTGTTCAGGATGCTGCATCATTAGCCATGTCAGATCTCTCATCTGCAGTCGTTACAGAGTTCACCTCCCTTGCTGGGGTGATGGCACGTCACTATGCTCTGAGAGATGGCTATTCGGAGCAG ATTGCTGATGCCCTGTTTGAGATTATGCTTCCACGATTTTCGGGTGATATACTCCCCAAAACTGTTGCTGGGACAGTATTGGCAATTACTGTTAGTTGCTGGGACAGTATTGGCAATCACAGTGAACTTTCTCATTTTTCCTGTTAG
- the LOC121774849 gene encoding glycine--tRNA ligase, chloroplastic/mitochondrial 2-like isoform X1 produces MAILSLPLVTSILKKSPRDYKRPLSFILAAGRRTIYPNSPLIFRRRRFSSAAAKLSLSANAQATEQDSQKPALSSSSTLTFQQAIQRLQEYWASVGCAVMQCSNTEVGAGTMNPLTFLRVLGPEPWNVAYVEPSIRPDDSRYGENPNRLQRHTQFQVILKPDPGNSQDLFIRSLSALGIDVNDHDIRFVEDNWESPVLGAWGLGWEIWMDGMEITQFTYFQQAGSLPLMPVSVEITYGLERIIMLLQGVDHFKKIRYADGITYGELFLENEKEMSAYYLEHASVDYIHSHFDQFEAEARRLLDLGLAIPAYDQLLKTSHAFNVLDSRGFVGVTERARYFGRMRSLARQCAQQWLKTRESLGFPLGIASNPNHLGFQKEDIEELKFKVSERPRPFILEIGTEELPPNDVVNACNQLKDLVKQLLDKQRLSHGDVETFGTPRRLVVHVDDLIAKQVANQVEVRGPPASKAFDQQGNPTKAAEGFCRKNGVPLSSLYRRVEGKTEYVYVQAVEPSRRALEVLSEELPATLSKISFPKSMRWNSEILFSRPIRWILALHGNSVVPFTFAGALSGDLSHGLRNTPSATIRVQSAECYSDVLDNAGIAISIEQRKKIILEKATSIVKGINGSIVMQSGLLDEVVNLVEAPHPVLGEFSESFLELPKDLLIMVMQKHQKYFAITDQDEKLMPYFIAVANGTINEVVVRKGNEAVLRARYEDAKFFYELDTSKRFSEFRDQLKGILFHEKLGTMLDKMSRVQSLVTEVGLSLETTEDTLQVVQDAASLAMSDLSSAVVTEFTSLAGVMARHYALRDGYSEQIADALFEIMLPRFSGDILPKTVTGTVLAITDRLDSLVGLVAAGCQPSSANDPFGLRRISYGLVQLLVETNKNLGLRHLLELAAAVQPIKVESKTIDDVHQFVTRRLEQLLIDQGISPDVVRSVLAERGNLPCLAARSANKMKILSEGELLPKIIEAYSRPTRIVRGKEVTHDLEVDEAAFETVEEQNLWSTFTSLRSKIHSDMEVDDFVEASSCLLQPLEDFFNNVFVMVEEERIRKNRLALLRNISLLPKGIIDLSILPGF; encoded by the exons ATGGCAATACTATCACTGCCGCTCGTAACTTCAATCCTCAAAAAATCTCCCAGGGATTACAAACGCCCCCTCTCCTTCATCCTAGCCGCCGGTCGGAGGACTATTTACCCCAATTCGCCTCTAATTTTCCGGCGGAGGCGGTTTTCCTCCGCCGCTGCgaagctctctctctctgccaACGCCCAGGCCACAGAACAGGACAGCCAGAAGCCGGCGCTGTCGTCATCGTCTACACTAACTTTCCAGCAAGCCATTCAGCGGCTGCAG GAATATTGGGCTTCTGTTGGATGCGCTGTGATGCAATGCAGCAATACTGAG GTTGGAGCTGGGACTATGAATCCTCTTACATTTTTAAGGGTTCTTGGCCCAGAGCCATGGAATGTTGC GTATGTAGAACCTAGTATCCGGCCAGATGATAGTCGTTACGGTGAAAACCCAAATCGACTTCAAAGGCACACACAATTCCAG GTGATATTGAAGCCTGATCCTGGGAATTCACAAGACTTGTTCATTCGGAGTTTATCAGCCTTAG GTATTGATGTTAACGACCACGACATTCGTTTTGTCGAGGACAACTGGGAGAGCCCG GTATTAGGTGCTTGGGGATTGGGTTGGGAAATTTGGATGGATGGAATGGAGATTACTCAATTCACCTACTTCCAGCAG GCTGGAAGTCTTCCACTGATGCCTGTCTCAGTTGAAATTACCTATGGGCTTGAGCGAATCATTATGTTGCTTCAG GGAGTTGACCACTTCAAGAAAATTCGATATGCTGATGGAATAACATACGGGGAGCTTTTTCTGGAAAATGA GAAGGAGATGAGTGCATATTATCTAGAGCATGCCAGTGTAGATTACATTCATAGTCATTTCGATCAATTTGAGGCTGAAGCTCGTCGCTTGCTTGACTTGGGCCTTGCAATTCCTGC GTATGATCAGCTTTTGAAGACATCTCATGCTTTCAATGTGTTGGACTCTAGAGGATTTGTTGGGGTTACAGAACGTGCTCGTTATTTTGGGCGTATGCGTAG TTTGGCCCGCCAATGTGCTCAACAGTGGTTAAAGACAAGGGAGTCTCTTGGGTTCCCCTTGGGCATTGCTTCTAATCCTAACCACCTTGGATTCCAAAAAGAAGATATAGAGGAACTCAAGTTTAAG GTTTCTGAACGACCTCGGCCTTTTATTCTTGAAATTGGGACGGAGGAGTTGCCGCCAAATGATGTTGTTAATGCTTGCAATCAA CTAAAAGATTTAGTCAAGCAGTTACTGGATAAACAAAGACTTAGTCATGGAGATGTGGAAACATTTGGAACTCCACGTAGGCTTGTG GTCCATGTTGATGACCTGATTGCCAAGCAGGTGGCCAATCAAGTTGAGGTTCGGGGACCTCCAGCATCCAAGGCATTTGATCAGCAGGGAAATCCTACAAAG GCAGCCGAAGGTTTTTGCCGCAAAAATGGAGTGCCTTTGAGCTCCTTGTACCGAAGAGTTGAGG GTAAAACAGAGTATGTCTATGTTCAAGCAGTGGAACCATCTCGGCGCGCTTTGGAG GTGTTATCTGAAGAGTTGCCTGCGACCCTAAGTAAAATATCATTCCCTAAGTCGATGAGGTGGAACTCTGAG ATCTTGTTCAGTAGACCTATTCGATGGATTTTGGCTCTGCATGGAAATTCAGTGGTTCCCTTCACATTTGCTGGTGCTCTAAG TGGGGATCTTTCTCATGGGCTTCGAAACACTCCATCAGCTACTATTAGG GTACAAAGCGCAGAATGTTATTCCGATGTCTTGGACAATGCTGGGATAGCTATCAGCATTGAG CAACGCAAGAAGATAATTTTGGAGAAAGCTACTTCCATTGTAAAAGGCATTAATGGGTCAATTGTAATGCAAAGTGGTTTACTTGATGAG GTGGTAAATCTTGTTGAAGCACCTCACCCAGTTCTTGGAGAATTCAGTGAATCCTTCCTGGAGCTTCCAAAAGACCTGCTTATAATG GTGATGCAGAAGCATCAGAAGTATTTTGCAattactgatcaggatgaaaaGCTAATGCCATATTTTATTGCT GTTGCAAATGGAACAATCAATGAAGTGGTTgtgagaaaaggaaatgaagcTGTACTTAG GGCTCGATATGAAGATGCAAAGTTCTTTTATGAGTTGGACACTAGTAAGAGATTTTCTGAATTCCGAGATCAACTGAAAGGGATCCTTTTCCAT GAAAAACTGGGGACCATGCTGGACAAGATGTCACGAGTCCAAAGTCTGGTTACAGAAGTCGGGTTATCTCTGGAGACGACTGAAGATACACTCCAAGTTGTTCAGGATGCTGCATCATTAGCCATGTCAGATCTCTCATCTGCAGTCGTTACAGAGTTCACCTCCCTTGCTGGGGTGATGGCACGTCACTATGCTCTGAGAGATGGCTATTCGGAGCAG ATTGCTGATGCCCTGTTTGAGATTATGCTTCCACGATTTTCGGGTGATATACTTCCCAAAACTGTTACTGGGACAGTATTGGCAATTACTGACAG GTTGGACAGCCTGGTTGGATTGGTTGCTGCTGGTTGTCAGCCTAGCTCTGCTAATGATCCATTTGGTCTGCGAAGAATCTCTTACGGTCTA GTACAACTGTTAGTAGAAACCAATAAAAATTTGGGACTCAGGCATTTGCTGGAACTTGCTGCTGCAGTTCAGCCCATAAAAGTTGAATCAAAAACAATAGATGAC GTGCATCAGTTTGTAACAAGGAGACTTGAACAACTTTTG ATTGACCAAGGAATAAGTCCAGATGTAGTTCGCTCTGTTCTTGCAGAGCGTGGCAATTTGCCTTGTCTGGCAGCCAGATCCGCAAATAAA ATGAAAATTTTATCAGAAGGCGAGCTGCTACCCAAAATTATTGAGGCGTATTCTCGCCCAACAAGAATAGTCCGCGGAAAAGAGGTCACTCATGATCTTGAG GTGGATGAGGCGGCTTTTGAAACAGTGGAAGAGCAAAATTTATGGAGCACTTTTACATCATTAAGGAGTAAAATTCATTCCG ACATGGAAGTCGATGACTTTGTTGAAGCATCTTCCTGTCTATTGCAGCCACTGGAAGATTTCTTTAACAATGTATTTGTGATGGTG GAAGAAGAAAGAATCAGAAAGAACAGGCTTGCTCTCCTTCGAAATATTTCACTTCTTCCAAAGGGAATAATAGACCTCTCTATTCTTCCTGGATTCTAA
- the LOC121774849 gene encoding glycine--tRNA ligase, chloroplastic/mitochondrial 2-like isoform X2, producing MLRKYVEPSIRPDDSRYGENPNRLQRHTQFQVILKPDPGNSQDLFIRSLSALGIDVNDHDIRFVEDNWESPVLGAWGLGWEIWMDGMEITQFTYFQQAGSLPLMPVSVEITYGLERIIMLLQGVDHFKKIRYADGITYGELFLENEKEMSAYYLEHASVDYIHSHFDQFEAEARRLLDLGLAIPAYDQLLKTSHAFNVLDSRGFVGVTERARYFGRMRSLARQCAQQWLKTRESLGFPLGIASNPNHLGFQKEDIEELKFKVSERPRPFILEIGTEELPPNDVVNACNQLKDLVKQLLDKQRLSHGDVETFGTPRRLVVHVDDLIAKQVANQVEVRGPPASKAFDQQGNPTKAAEGFCRKNGVPLSSLYRRVEGKTEYVYVQAVEPSRRALEVLSEELPATLSKISFPKSMRWNSEILFSRPIRWILALHGNSVVPFTFAGALSGDLSHGLRNTPSATIRVQSAECYSDVLDNAGIAISIEQRKKIILEKATSIVKGINGSIVMQSGLLDEVVNLVEAPHPVLGEFSESFLELPKDLLIMVMQKHQKYFAITDQDEKLMPYFIAVANGTINEVVVRKGNEAVLRARYEDAKFFYELDTSKRFSEFRDQLKGILFHEKLGTMLDKMSRVQSLVTEVGLSLETTEDTLQVVQDAASLAMSDLSSAVVTEFTSLAGVMARHYALRDGYSEQIADALFEIMLPRFSGDILPKTVTGTVLAITDRLDSLVGLVAAGCQPSSANDPFGLRRISYGLVQLLVETNKNLGLRHLLELAAAVQPIKVESKTIDDVHQFVTRRLEQLLIDQGISPDVVRSVLAERGNLPCLAARSANKMKILSEGELLPKIIEAYSRPTRIVRGKEVTHDLEVDEAAFETVEEQNLWSTFTSLRSKIHSDMEVDDFVEASSCLLQPLEDFFNNVFVMVEEERIRKNRLALLRNISLLPKGIIDLSILPGF from the exons ATGTTGCGTAA GTATGTAGAACCTAGTATCCGGCCAGATGATAGTCGTTACGGTGAAAACCCAAATCGACTTCAAAGGCACACACAATTCCAG GTGATATTGAAGCCTGATCCTGGGAATTCACAAGACTTGTTCATTCGGAGTTTATCAGCCTTAG GTATTGATGTTAACGACCACGACATTCGTTTTGTCGAGGACAACTGGGAGAGCCCG GTATTAGGTGCTTGGGGATTGGGTTGGGAAATTTGGATGGATGGAATGGAGATTACTCAATTCACCTACTTCCAGCAG GCTGGAAGTCTTCCACTGATGCCTGTCTCAGTTGAAATTACCTATGGGCTTGAGCGAATCATTATGTTGCTTCAG GGAGTTGACCACTTCAAGAAAATTCGATATGCTGATGGAATAACATACGGGGAGCTTTTTCTGGAAAATGA GAAGGAGATGAGTGCATATTATCTAGAGCATGCCAGTGTAGATTACATTCATAGTCATTTCGATCAATTTGAGGCTGAAGCTCGTCGCTTGCTTGACTTGGGCCTTGCAATTCCTGC GTATGATCAGCTTTTGAAGACATCTCATGCTTTCAATGTGTTGGACTCTAGAGGATTTGTTGGGGTTACAGAACGTGCTCGTTATTTTGGGCGTATGCGTAG TTTGGCCCGCCAATGTGCTCAACAGTGGTTAAAGACAAGGGAGTCTCTTGGGTTCCCCTTGGGCATTGCTTCTAATCCTAACCACCTTGGATTCCAAAAAGAAGATATAGAGGAACTCAAGTTTAAG GTTTCTGAACGACCTCGGCCTTTTATTCTTGAAATTGGGACGGAGGAGTTGCCGCCAAATGATGTTGTTAATGCTTGCAATCAA CTAAAAGATTTAGTCAAGCAGTTACTGGATAAACAAAGACTTAGTCATGGAGATGTGGAAACATTTGGAACTCCACGTAGGCTTGTG GTCCATGTTGATGACCTGATTGCCAAGCAGGTGGCCAATCAAGTTGAGGTTCGGGGACCTCCAGCATCCAAGGCATTTGATCAGCAGGGAAATCCTACAAAG GCAGCCGAAGGTTTTTGCCGCAAAAATGGAGTGCCTTTGAGCTCCTTGTACCGAAGAGTTGAGG GTAAAACAGAGTATGTCTATGTTCAAGCAGTGGAACCATCTCGGCGCGCTTTGGAG GTGTTATCTGAAGAGTTGCCTGCGACCCTAAGTAAAATATCATTCCCTAAGTCGATGAGGTGGAACTCTGAG ATCTTGTTCAGTAGACCTATTCGATGGATTTTGGCTCTGCATGGAAATTCAGTGGTTCCCTTCACATTTGCTGGTGCTCTAAG TGGGGATCTTTCTCATGGGCTTCGAAACACTCCATCAGCTACTATTAGG GTACAAAGCGCAGAATGTTATTCCGATGTCTTGGACAATGCTGGGATAGCTATCAGCATTGAG CAACGCAAGAAGATAATTTTGGAGAAAGCTACTTCCATTGTAAAAGGCATTAATGGGTCAATTGTAATGCAAAGTGGTTTACTTGATGAG GTGGTAAATCTTGTTGAAGCACCTCACCCAGTTCTTGGAGAATTCAGTGAATCCTTCCTGGAGCTTCCAAAAGACCTGCTTATAATG GTGATGCAGAAGCATCAGAAGTATTTTGCAattactgatcaggatgaaaaGCTAATGCCATATTTTATTGCT GTTGCAAATGGAACAATCAATGAAGTGGTTgtgagaaaaggaaatgaagcTGTACTTAG GGCTCGATATGAAGATGCAAAGTTCTTTTATGAGTTGGACACTAGTAAGAGATTTTCTGAATTCCGAGATCAACTGAAAGGGATCCTTTTCCAT GAAAAACTGGGGACCATGCTGGACAAGATGTCACGAGTCCAAAGTCTGGTTACAGAAGTCGGGTTATCTCTGGAGACGACTGAAGATACACTCCAAGTTGTTCAGGATGCTGCATCATTAGCCATGTCAGATCTCTCATCTGCAGTCGTTACAGAGTTCACCTCCCTTGCTGGGGTGATGGCACGTCACTATGCTCTGAGAGATGGCTATTCGGAGCAG ATTGCTGATGCCCTGTTTGAGATTATGCTTCCACGATTTTCGGGTGATATACTTCCCAAAACTGTTACTGGGACAGTATTGGCAATTACTGACAG GTTGGACAGCCTGGTTGGATTGGTTGCTGCTGGTTGTCAGCCTAGCTCTGCTAATGATCCATTTGGTCTGCGAAGAATCTCTTACGGTCTA GTACAACTGTTAGTAGAAACCAATAAAAATTTGGGACTCAGGCATTTGCTGGAACTTGCTGCTGCAGTTCAGCCCATAAAAGTTGAATCAAAAACAATAGATGAC GTGCATCAGTTTGTAACAAGGAGACTTGAACAACTTTTG ATTGACCAAGGAATAAGTCCAGATGTAGTTCGCTCTGTTCTTGCAGAGCGTGGCAATTTGCCTTGTCTGGCAGCCAGATCCGCAAATAAA ATGAAAATTTTATCAGAAGGCGAGCTGCTACCCAAAATTATTGAGGCGTATTCTCGCCCAACAAGAATAGTCCGCGGAAAAGAGGTCACTCATGATCTTGAG GTGGATGAGGCGGCTTTTGAAACAGTGGAAGAGCAAAATTTATGGAGCACTTTTACATCATTAAGGAGTAAAATTCATTCCG ACATGGAAGTCGATGACTTTGTTGAAGCATCTTCCTGTCTATTGCAGCCACTGGAAGATTTCTTTAACAATGTATTTGTGATGGTG GAAGAAGAAAGAATCAGAAAGAACAGGCTTGCTCTCCTTCGAAATATTTCACTTCTTCCAAAGGGAATAATAGACCTCTCTATTCTTCCTGGATTCTAA